In Strix uralensis isolate ZFMK-TIS-50842 chromosome 18, bStrUra1, whole genome shotgun sequence, one DNA window encodes the following:
- the LOC141951826 gene encoding sodium-dependent lysophosphatidylcholine symporter 1-like isoform X4: MLPGNPEDAELHRSTQEGALPQRRAVCREEKPGLPLCRKVCYAVGGIPYQMTGNALGFFLQIFLLDVVQLEPVHASLIIFLGRAWDAVTDPAIGFLVSKSPRRKYGKLVPWIACSMPFGVLCYCMMWYTLSDATPTSLKFLWYLFMYSFFQTCMTCHHVPYSSLTMFLGGTQSDRDSATAYRMGLEVLSTLLGSGIQGQIVGGYHARLLNGCYVSNQSLPNASTYSLADSLENTRRAYVFASLVLGSIYCLSCLILIFGVREQPGKVTASLSIPFWQWFLGRFGKKTAASLGLVLIIPALVAVTQLRHNFPAFVFLVMLAGCSMAVLYLLPWSMLPDTVDDFMLRNPGCLNLEALFYSFYVFFNKFAGGLAVGISTLSLHFAGYRAGDCTYNPSVILTLKLLMAPVPISLLLVAIIIFCLHPINEERRKQMRMEMEAMGQQVQRGSRE; this comes from the exons ATGCTTCCAGGGAATCCCGAAGATGCTGAGCTGCACAGGTCAACCCAAGAAGGAGCTCTCCCGCAGAGGAGGGCGGTCTGCAGAGAG gagaAGCCAGGACTGCCGCTCTGCAGGAAGGTTTGCTATGCTGTCGGAGGCATTCCCTACCAGATGACAGGCAACGCCCTCGGGTTCTTCCTCCAAATCTTCCTGCTGGATGTTGTGCAG CTGGAGCCAGTTCATGCCTCTTTGATCATATTCCTTGGAAGAGCCTGGGATGCAGTGACTGACCCTGCTATTGGCTTCCTGGTCAGCAAAAGCCCAAGGAGAAAATATGGGAAGCTGGTGCCATG GATCGCATGCTCCATGCCATTCGGGGTGCTCTGCTACTGCATGATGTGGTACACCCTCTCGGATGCCACCCCCACCTCCCTGAAATTCCTGTGGTACCTGTTCATGTACAGCTTCTTCCAGACTTGCATGACT TGCCACCACGTGCCGTACTCTTCCCTGACAATGTTCCTGGGAGGAACCCAGAGCGACCGCGACTCTGCCACTGCCTACA GAATGGGGCTGGAGGTGCTCAGCACGCTCCTTGGGTCAGGAATCCAGGGGCAGATTGTGGGGGGTTACCACGCCCGCCTGCTGAACGGCTGTTACGTGTCCAACCAGAGCCTGCCCAACGCCAGCACCTACAGCCTCGCGGACTCTCTGGAGAACACG CGTAGGGCCTATGTATTCGCATCTTTGGTCCTGGGTTCAATCTATTGCCTGTCCTGCCTGATTCTCATCTTTGGAGTCAGGGAACAGCCTGGTAAG GTCACAGCTTCCCTCTCTATTCCCTTTTGGCAGTGGTTTTTGGGgagatttggaaagaaaacagcGGCGTCGCTGGGCCTGGTG CTGATCATCCCAGCCCTGGTAGCCGTCACCCAGCTGAGGCACAACTTCCCAGCCTTCGTCTTCCTGGTGATGctggcaggctgcagcatggCTGTGCTCTACCTTTTACCATG GTCCATGCTGCCAGATACGGTGGATGACTTCATGCTGAGGAACCCCGGCTGTCTCAACCTGGAGGCTCTTTTCTACTCGTTTTACGTCTTCTTCAACAAGTTTGCAGGCGGCCTTGCCGTGGGGATATCGACACTGAGTTTACA TTTTGCAGGTTATCGTGCTGGGGACTGCACATACAACCCCTCCGTCATCCTCACCCTGAAGCTTCTCATGGCCCCAGTCCCGATAAGCCTGCTGCTCGTTGCCATAATCATCTTCTGCCTCCATCCCATCaatgaggagaggaggaagcagatgAGAATGGAGATGGAGGCAATGGG GCAGCAGGTACAACGTGGCAGCCGAGAATAA
- the LOC141951826 gene encoding sodium-dependent lysophosphatidylcholine symporter 1-like isoform X1 yields the protein MLPGNPEDAELHRSTQEGALPQRRAVCREEKPGLPLCRKVCYAVGGIPYQMTGNALGFFLQIFLLDVVQLEPVHASLIIFLGRAWDAVTDPAIGFLVSKSPRRKYGKLVPWIACSMPFGVLCYCMMWYTLSDATPTSLKFLWYLFMYSFFQTCMTCHHVPYSSLTMFLGGTQSDRDSATAYRMGLEVLSTLLGSGIQGQIVGGYHARLLNGCYVSNQSLPNASTYSLADSLENTRRAYVFASLVLGSIYCLSCLILIFGVREQPGPLSPLGKVELPFASCLRMIMGHQPYTQLLCGFLFASLAFQITQGIFAFFCTHAAGLAGKFQHLVLIMLVTASLSIPFWQWFLGRFGKKTAASLGLVLIIPALVAVTQLRHNFPAFVFLVMLAGCSMAVLYLLPWSMLPDTVDDFMLRNPGCLNLEALFYSFYVFFNKFAGGLAVGISTLSLHFAGYRAGDCTYNPSVILTLKLLMAPVPISLLLVAIIIFCLHPINEERRKQMRMEMEAMGQQVQRGSRE from the exons ATGCTTCCAGGGAATCCCGAAGATGCTGAGCTGCACAGGTCAACCCAAGAAGGAGCTCTCCCGCAGAGGAGGGCGGTCTGCAGAGAG gagaAGCCAGGACTGCCGCTCTGCAGGAAGGTTTGCTATGCTGTCGGAGGCATTCCCTACCAGATGACAGGCAACGCCCTCGGGTTCTTCCTCCAAATCTTCCTGCTGGATGTTGTGCAG CTGGAGCCAGTTCATGCCTCTTTGATCATATTCCTTGGAAGAGCCTGGGATGCAGTGACTGACCCTGCTATTGGCTTCCTGGTCAGCAAAAGCCCAAGGAGAAAATATGGGAAGCTGGTGCCATG GATCGCATGCTCCATGCCATTCGGGGTGCTCTGCTACTGCATGATGTGGTACACCCTCTCGGATGCCACCCCCACCTCCCTGAAATTCCTGTGGTACCTGTTCATGTACAGCTTCTTCCAGACTTGCATGACT TGCCACCACGTGCCGTACTCTTCCCTGACAATGTTCCTGGGAGGAACCCAGAGCGACCGCGACTCTGCCACTGCCTACA GAATGGGGCTGGAGGTGCTCAGCACGCTCCTTGGGTCAGGAATCCAGGGGCAGATTGTGGGGGGTTACCACGCCCGCCTGCTGAACGGCTGTTACGTGTCCAACCAGAGCCTGCCCAACGCCAGCACCTACAGCCTCGCGGACTCTCTGGAGAACACG CGTAGGGCCTATGTATTCGCATCTTTGGTCCTGGGTTCAATCTATTGCCTGTCCTGCCTGATTCTCATCTTTGGAGTCAGGGAACAGCCTG GGCCCCTCAGCCCCCTGGGGAAGGTTGAGCTGCCCTTTGCCAGCTGCCTGAGGATGATCATGGGACACCAGCCCTACACCCAGCTGCTGTGTGGCTTCCTCTTTGCCTCCCTGGCCTTCCAG ATCACACAGGGGATCTTTGCCTTCTTCTGTACTCATGCTGCGGGGCTGGCTGGGAAGTTCCAGCATTTAGTGCTTATCATGTTG GTCACAGCTTCCCTCTCTATTCCCTTTTGGCAGTGGTTTTTGGGgagatttggaaagaaaacagcGGCGTCGCTGGGCCTGGTG CTGATCATCCCAGCCCTGGTAGCCGTCACCCAGCTGAGGCACAACTTCCCAGCCTTCGTCTTCCTGGTGATGctggcaggctgcagcatggCTGTGCTCTACCTTTTACCATG GTCCATGCTGCCAGATACGGTGGATGACTTCATGCTGAGGAACCCCGGCTGTCTCAACCTGGAGGCTCTTTTCTACTCGTTTTACGTCTTCTTCAACAAGTTTGCAGGCGGCCTTGCCGTGGGGATATCGACACTGAGTTTACA TTTTGCAGGTTATCGTGCTGGGGACTGCACATACAACCCCTCCGTCATCCTCACCCTGAAGCTTCTCATGGCCCCAGTCCCGATAAGCCTGCTGCTCGTTGCCATAATCATCTTCTGCCTCCATCCCATCaatgaggagaggaggaagcagatgAGAATGGAGATGGAGGCAATGGG GCAGCAGGTACAACGTGGCAGCCGAGAATAA
- the LOC141951826 gene encoding sodium-dependent lysophosphatidylcholine symporter 1-like isoform X3, giving the protein MLPGNPEDAELHRSTQEGALPQRRAVCREEKPGLPLCRKVCYAVGGIPYQMTGNALGFFLQIFLLDVVQLEPVHASLIIFLGRAWDAVTDPAIGFLVSKSPRRKYGKLVPWIACSMPFGVLCYCMMWYTLSDATPTSLKFLWYLFMYSFFQTCMTCHHVPYSSLTMFLGGTQSDRDSATAYRMGLEVLSTLLGSGIQGQIVGGYHARLLNGCYVSNQSLPNASTYSLADSLENTRRAYVFASLVLGSIYCLSCLILIFGVREQPGPLSPLGKVELPFASCLRMIMGHQPYTQLLCGFLFASLAFQITQGIFAFFCTHAAGLAGKFQHLVLIMLVSEPQADFPGGGVDPWVTPALELSLVESCAALPAQQQGRHPGRDRQSWGALLRLPFGSFLSGHSFPLYSLLAVVFGEIWKENSGVAGPGADHPSPGSRHPAEAQLPSLRLPGDAGRLQHGCALPFTMLPHPPHKTLSALFA; this is encoded by the exons ATGCTTCCAGGGAATCCCGAAGATGCTGAGCTGCACAGGTCAACCCAAGAAGGAGCTCTCCCGCAGAGGAGGGCGGTCTGCAGAGAG gagaAGCCAGGACTGCCGCTCTGCAGGAAGGTTTGCTATGCTGTCGGAGGCATTCCCTACCAGATGACAGGCAACGCCCTCGGGTTCTTCCTCCAAATCTTCCTGCTGGATGTTGTGCAG CTGGAGCCAGTTCATGCCTCTTTGATCATATTCCTTGGAAGAGCCTGGGATGCAGTGACTGACCCTGCTATTGGCTTCCTGGTCAGCAAAAGCCCAAGGAGAAAATATGGGAAGCTGGTGCCATG GATCGCATGCTCCATGCCATTCGGGGTGCTCTGCTACTGCATGATGTGGTACACCCTCTCGGATGCCACCCCCACCTCCCTGAAATTCCTGTGGTACCTGTTCATGTACAGCTTCTTCCAGACTTGCATGACT TGCCACCACGTGCCGTACTCTTCCCTGACAATGTTCCTGGGAGGAACCCAGAGCGACCGCGACTCTGCCACTGCCTACA GAATGGGGCTGGAGGTGCTCAGCACGCTCCTTGGGTCAGGAATCCAGGGGCAGATTGTGGGGGGTTACCACGCCCGCCTGCTGAACGGCTGTTACGTGTCCAACCAGAGCCTGCCCAACGCCAGCACCTACAGCCTCGCGGACTCTCTGGAGAACACG CGTAGGGCCTATGTATTCGCATCTTTGGTCCTGGGTTCAATCTATTGCCTGTCCTGCCTGATTCTCATCTTTGGAGTCAGGGAACAGCCTG GGCCCCTCAGCCCCCTGGGGAAGGTTGAGCTGCCCTTTGCCAGCTGCCTGAGGATGATCATGGGACACCAGCCCTACACCCAGCTGCTGTGTGGCTTCCTCTTTGCCTCCCTGGCCTTCCAG ATCACACAGGGGATCTTTGCCTTCTTCTGTACTCATGCTGCGGGGCTGGCTGGGAAGTTCCAGCATTTAGTGCTTATCATGTTGGTGAGTGAGCCCCAGGCAGACTTTCCTGGTGGAGGGGTTGATCCCTGGGTCACCCCAGCCCTTGAGCTCAGCCTCGTGGAGTCATGTGCTGCTCTTCCTGCCCAGCAGCAAGGACGTCACCCAGGCAGAGACCGGCAGTCCTGGGGGGCACTGCTGAGACTCCCCTTTGGTTCTTTCCTCTCAGGTCACAGCTTCCCTCTCTATTCCCTTTTGGCAGTGGTTTTTGGGgagatttggaaagaaaacagcGGCGTCGCTGGGCCTGGTG CTGATCATCCCAGCCCTGGTAGCCGTCACCCAGCTGAGGCACAACTTCCCAGCCTTCGTCTTCCTGGTGATGctggcaggctgcagcatggCTGTGCTCTACCTTTTACCATG ctgCCACACCCTCCCCATAAGACTCTCTCTGCCCTGTTTGCCTAA
- the LOC141951826 gene encoding sodium-dependent lysophosphatidylcholine symporter 1-like isoform X2: MLPGNPEDAELHRSTQEGALPQRRAVCREEKPGLPLCRKVCYAVGGIPYQMTGNALGFFLQIFLLDVVQLEPVHASLIIFLGRAWDAVTDPAIGFLVSKSPRRKYGKLVPWIACSMPFGVLCYCMMWYTLSDATPTSLKFLWYLFMYSFFQTCMTCHHVPYSSLTMFLGGTQSDRDSATAYRMGLEVLSTLLGSGIQGQIVGGYHARLLNGCYVSNQSLPNASTYSLADSLENTRRAYVFASLVLGSIYCLSCLILIFGVREQPGPLSPLGKVELPFASCLRMIMGHQPYTQLLCGFLFASLAFQITQGIFAFFCTHAAGLAGKFQHLVLIMLVSEPQADFPGGGVDPWVTPALELSLVESCAALPAQQQGRHPGRDRQSWGALLRLPFGSFLSGHSFPLYSLLAVVFGEIWKENSGVAGPGADHPSPGSRHPAEAQLPSLRLPGDAGRLQHGCALPFTMQLPHPPHKTLSALFA; this comes from the exons ATGCTTCCAGGGAATCCCGAAGATGCTGAGCTGCACAGGTCAACCCAAGAAGGAGCTCTCCCGCAGAGGAGGGCGGTCTGCAGAGAG gagaAGCCAGGACTGCCGCTCTGCAGGAAGGTTTGCTATGCTGTCGGAGGCATTCCCTACCAGATGACAGGCAACGCCCTCGGGTTCTTCCTCCAAATCTTCCTGCTGGATGTTGTGCAG CTGGAGCCAGTTCATGCCTCTTTGATCATATTCCTTGGAAGAGCCTGGGATGCAGTGACTGACCCTGCTATTGGCTTCCTGGTCAGCAAAAGCCCAAGGAGAAAATATGGGAAGCTGGTGCCATG GATCGCATGCTCCATGCCATTCGGGGTGCTCTGCTACTGCATGATGTGGTACACCCTCTCGGATGCCACCCCCACCTCCCTGAAATTCCTGTGGTACCTGTTCATGTACAGCTTCTTCCAGACTTGCATGACT TGCCACCACGTGCCGTACTCTTCCCTGACAATGTTCCTGGGAGGAACCCAGAGCGACCGCGACTCTGCCACTGCCTACA GAATGGGGCTGGAGGTGCTCAGCACGCTCCTTGGGTCAGGAATCCAGGGGCAGATTGTGGGGGGTTACCACGCCCGCCTGCTGAACGGCTGTTACGTGTCCAACCAGAGCCTGCCCAACGCCAGCACCTACAGCCTCGCGGACTCTCTGGAGAACACG CGTAGGGCCTATGTATTCGCATCTTTGGTCCTGGGTTCAATCTATTGCCTGTCCTGCCTGATTCTCATCTTTGGAGTCAGGGAACAGCCTG GGCCCCTCAGCCCCCTGGGGAAGGTTGAGCTGCCCTTTGCCAGCTGCCTGAGGATGATCATGGGACACCAGCCCTACACCCAGCTGCTGTGTGGCTTCCTCTTTGCCTCCCTGGCCTTCCAG ATCACACAGGGGATCTTTGCCTTCTTCTGTACTCATGCTGCGGGGCTGGCTGGGAAGTTCCAGCATTTAGTGCTTATCATGTTGGTGAGTGAGCCCCAGGCAGACTTTCCTGGTGGAGGGGTTGATCCCTGGGTCACCCCAGCCCTTGAGCTCAGCCTCGTGGAGTCATGTGCTGCTCTTCCTGCCCAGCAGCAAGGACGTCACCCAGGCAGAGACCGGCAGTCCTGGGGGGCACTGCTGAGACTCCCCTTTGGTTCTTTCCTCTCAGGTCACAGCTTCCCTCTCTATTCCCTTTTGGCAGTGGTTTTTGGGgagatttggaaagaaaacagcGGCGTCGCTGGGCCTGGTG CTGATCATCCCAGCCCTGGTAGCCGTCACCCAGCTGAGGCACAACTTCCCAGCCTTCGTCTTCCTGGTGATGctggcaggctgcagcatggCTGTGCTCTACCTTTTACCATG cagctgCCACACCCTCCCCATAAGACTCTCTCTGCCCTGTTTGCCTAA